The proteins below come from a single Chiloscyllium punctatum isolate Juve2018m chromosome 22, sChiPun1.3, whole genome shotgun sequence genomic window:
- the bet1l gene encoding BET1-like protein isoform X1: protein MAERNRGLGSGAVDQMLDAENKRMTDNLSSKVSRLKSIALDIDQEASDQNRYLDGMDSDFLSATGLLTGSVKRFSSMVKSGRDNKKLLCYMSIGLVLLFFILYFLIMRIQT, encoded by the exons ATGGCGGAGAGGAAccgag GCCTCGGTTCAGGTGCAGTGGACCAAATGCTTGATGCAGAAAACAAACGAATGACCGATAATTTGTCCAGTAAGGTGTCCCGGCTCAAATCG ATTGCTCTGGATATTGACCAGGAAGCTAGCGACCAGAATAGATATTTGGATGGCATG GATTCTGACTTTTTGAGTGCTACTGGACTTTTGACAGGAAGTGTGAAGAGATTTTCCTCGATGGTGAAATCTGGCCGGGACAACAAGAAACTGTTGTGTTATATGTCTATTGGGCTGGTCCTTCTTTTCTTCATCCTGTACTTCCTTATCATGAGAATTCAGACTTGA
- the bet1l gene encoding BET1-like protein isoform X2 has product MLDAENKRMTDNLSSKVSRLKSIALDIDQEASDQNRYLDGMDSDFLSATGLLTGSVKRFSSMVKSGRDNKKLLCYMSIGLVLLFFILYFLIMRIQT; this is encoded by the exons ATGCTTGATGCAGAAAACAAACGAATGACCGATAATTTGTCCAGTAAGGTGTCCCGGCTCAAATCG ATTGCTCTGGATATTGACCAGGAAGCTAGCGACCAGAATAGATATTTGGATGGCATG GATTCTGACTTTTTGAGTGCTACTGGACTTTTGACAGGAAGTGTGAAGAGATTTTCCTCGATGGTGAAATCTGGCCGGGACAACAAGAAACTGTTGTGTTATATGTCTATTGGGCTGGTCCTTCTTTTCTTCATCCTGTACTTCCTTATCATGAGAATTCAGACTTGA